From the Halorhabdus utahensis DSM 12940 genome, one window contains:
- a CDS encoding DUF4129 domain-containing protein: MTDTRRAVFALGTVVCLIVVASALPAADPRLDPPGSQGEDVVPGEWDSGDERSDIPTESTNQSTSTEQADSEADDEEQIDILDSPVPGTQMTVKTESSGSTRTDNVTVDGEVVGETSRHGKVEVEVPFEESMTISVEGKDVNRTVDIETDATIHKRSAAAPARNLSITAAVATEPLVGAPVRVDDEVVTWTDDDGDAAVPLPDSPGPVEISVVRRAVRAERTVSVTEPTVDFATPVLFPGFPAPVVVSADGEPIENATVQIGGSVAGTTDRSGRTTVWLPIEDSATVTATVGAASATATVGNLYFRLAAVVVVVPGLIIGGVLSYLKLVALRKRRRAKGFVKVFVGFGTVLAGLSGSAGRLWGLLGNWRPSVPAISRPSLSGFGEGWQFPAVGATFTAASLGGITATLSSFGSLRRVVSGSPDRTGTERSPSSRIVEWLSDDETNTVDDDADEATAGTDEPPPSLTPREEIRAAWHSFLDRLDIRRRETVTPGTVARRAIRTGFPVDSVRRLLGIVRAVEYGGREPSPERVTSARALAEELIAFETEQGDDQPRADGDSDEVSDE, from the coding sequence ATGACGGACACGCGTCGTGCGGTGTTCGCGCTGGGTACCGTCGTCTGCCTGATCGTGGTCGCCAGCGCGCTTCCGGCCGCAGATCCACGACTCGACCCGCCTGGATCGCAAGGCGAAGATGTTGTCCCAGGGGAATGGGATTCGGGCGACGAGCGATCGGACATCCCAACCGAGTCGACGAACCAGTCCACCTCGACGGAGCAGGCAGATAGCGAGGCGGACGACGAGGAACAAATCGATATTCTCGACTCACCTGTTCCGGGAACCCAGATGACCGTCAAGACCGAAAGTAGCGGATCCACGCGGACGGACAACGTCACCGTCGACGGTGAGGTTGTTGGCGAAACCAGCCGGCACGGAAAGGTCGAGGTCGAGGTGCCCTTCGAGGAGTCGATGACAATTTCCGTCGAGGGCAAAGACGTGAACCGTACTGTCGACATCGAAACGGATGCGACGATCCACAAGCGGTCGGCGGCAGCGCCGGCTCGCAATCTCTCGATCACCGCCGCTGTCGCGACGGAGCCACTCGTCGGCGCGCCAGTACGTGTCGACGATGAAGTGGTCACGTGGACCGATGACGACGGGGACGCGGCGGTCCCGTTACCCGACTCGCCGGGTCCGGTCGAAATCAGTGTCGTGCGGCGTGCAGTCAGGGCTGAACGAACCGTCTCGGTCACGGAACCAACGGTCGATTTTGCCACACCCGTGTTGTTCCCCGGGTTCCCCGCTCCGGTGGTCGTTTCGGCCGACGGCGAGCCTATCGAAAACGCAACCGTCCAGATCGGCGGTTCCGTAGCCGGAACGACCGACAGAAGCGGTCGGACGACGGTCTGGCTGCCGATCGAAGATTCAGCCACCGTGACGGCGACAGTCGGTGCGGCATCGGCAACGGCAACGGTCGGCAACCTCTATTTCCGGCTTGCAGCCGTTGTCGTTGTGGTTCCCGGGCTCATCATCGGCGGCGTCCTGTCGTATCTCAAACTCGTCGCACTCCGCAAGCGGCGTCGGGCCAAGGGGTTCGTCAAAGTCTTTGTCGGATTTGGCACTGTACTCGCAGGACTCTCCGGTTCCGCTGGCCGTCTGTGGGGCTTGTTGGGCAACTGGCGTCCCTCCGTCCCGGCGATTTCACGCCCGTCGCTGTCCGGTTTCGGCGAGGGGTGGCAGTTCCCTGCCGTCGGGGCGACGTTCACGGCAGCGTCCCTGGGCGGGATCACGGCGACACTGTCGTCGTTTGGGTCGCTTCGAAGAGTCGTCAGTGGCTCGCCGGATCGTACGGGAACCGAGCGGTCGCCGAGCAGTCGGATCGTCGAATGGCTCAGTGACGACGAGACCAACACAGTCGACGACGATGCAGACGAAGCGACGGCAGGCACGGACGAGCCACCCCCCTCGCTCACCCCAAGAGAGGAGATCCGCGCAGCGTGGCACAGTTTCCTGGATCGGCTCGACATACGAAGGCGCGAGACGGTAACGCCCGGGACGGTCGCACGTCGGGCCATCAGGACCGGGTTCCCGGTCGACAGCGTCCGGCGACTCCTGGGGATTGTCCGTGCGGTCGAGTACGGTGGTCGGGAGCCCTCACCGGAGCGCGTCACCAGCGCCCGGGCGCTCGCTGAGGAGTTGATCGCCTTCGAGACAGAGCAGGGCGACGACCAACCCCGTGCGGACGGCGACTCAGACGAGGTGAGTGACGAATGA
- a CDS encoding M48 family metalloprotease, with protein MHNRVRIGAVLAVLVGMNVLFVVAILWAYGVLLPGVVAGAVVYARHGTVSFDLLQLPVSWSTVAVLVAGFLGAQLYYGYRRVLEQTRTGRDDGDHVVARIVRRLAMTADVPEPSVRVLDAEEPSCYTVGRFTDATIVVSTGLIEQLDADELTAVLAHEVAHVANRDVTLMTVTTLFLEIADRAYRSARLARRAIQSPGDVSFRGKIALYWFLPLVTLTYVFVAPLLWVFPTVADWATRTLSHAREFAADAAAAHITGRPLALATALSTLSASGRTTPETDLRTTTMQALSVIPSPLIADRVARSIPTPDRPPAGDRRDRLRTWLDGETPSGVPKGDQRSAGTDRRTHPPVAERIRRLQELAADAELEGSV; from the coding sequence ATGCACAACCGAGTCCGGATCGGTGCCGTCCTCGCGGTCCTCGTCGGGATGAACGTCCTGTTCGTGGTGGCGATCCTGTGGGCGTACGGCGTCCTGCTGCCCGGGGTCGTCGCGGGCGCGGTCGTCTACGCGCGTCACGGAACCGTGAGCTTCGACCTCCTCCAGCTCCCGGTCTCGTGGTCGACGGTGGCCGTCCTCGTGGCTGGCTTTCTCGGCGCACAGTTGTACTACGGCTACCGCCGCGTCCTCGAACAGACACGGACCGGACGCGACGACGGCGATCACGTTGTCGCACGGATCGTCCGCCGGCTGGCGATGACGGCCGACGTGCCCGAACCCAGCGTGCGAGTCCTCGACGCCGAGGAGCCCAGTTGCTATACCGTGGGTCGGTTCACCGACGCGACGATCGTGGTATCGACCGGGCTGATCGAGCAACTCGACGCCGACGAACTCACGGCTGTGCTCGCCCACGAGGTGGCACACGTCGCCAACCGGGACGTGACACTGATGACGGTCACGACGCTGTTTCTGGAGATCGCCGATCGCGCGTATCGATCGGCACGGCTCGCACGCCGGGCGATCCAGTCGCCCGGGGACGTCTCGTTCCGGGGAAAGATCGCCCTCTATTGGTTTCTCCCGCTGGTCACGCTGACCTACGTCTTCGTCGCGCCACTCCTGTGGGTGTTCCCGACCGTCGCCGACTGGGCGACGCGAACGCTTTCACACGCCCGGGAGTTCGCCGCCGATGCCGCGGCAGCGCACATCACCGGTCGGCCACTGGCGCTGGCAACCGCGCTCTCGACGCTGTCGGCGTCGGGCCGGACTACGCCGGAGACGGATCTCCGAACGACCACGATGCAGGCACTCTCGGTCATTCCGTCGCCGCTGATCGCCGACCGGGTGGCTCGATCGATTCCGACGCCCGATCGACCGCCGGCGGGAGATCGACGCGACCGGCTGCGGACGTGGCTCGACGGAGAAACGCCGTCGGGCGTCCCGAAGGGGGACCAGCGCAGCGCCGGAACCGACAGACGCACACACCCACCAGTTGCGGAGCGGATTCGGCGACTACAGGAGTTGGCTGCCGATGCAGAACTGGAGGGTAGTGTATGA
- a CDS encoding nucleotidyltransferase domain-containing protein — translation MGERFDHGDGPAEPRDAEQIDSARLREVLADHPVRLAVLFGSQVTGQADPASDVDVVVEFESTVDERGDALLSLLADLSVALDRNDLDVSLVEDIDPRVGRAALTHGTVLIGTAGRIERLRERFAERVADRRSEQTLRERFDQTIETLDRIVETGG, via the coding sequence ATGGGAGAACGGTTCGACCACGGGGACGGTCCGGCCGAGCCGAGAGACGCCGAGCAGATAGATTCTGCCCGTCTCCGTGAGGTGCTGGCCGACCATCCCGTCCGGCTGGCTGTCCTGTTCGGTTCGCAGGTGACCGGGCAGGCTGATCCGGCCAGTGACGTCGACGTCGTCGTCGAGTTCGAATCGACGGTCGACGAACGCGGGGATGCGTTGCTCTCGTTGCTCGCGGATCTCTCGGTTGCGCTGGATCGCAACGACCTCGACGTGTCCCTCGTCGAGGATATCGACCCACGCGTCGGTCGTGCAGCGTTGACCCACGGGACGGTCCTCATCGGCACCGCCGGCCGAATCGAGCGGCTACGGGAACGGTTCGCCGAACGCGTCGCGGACCGACGATCCGAGCAGACGTTGCGCGAGCGGTTCGACCAGACGATCGAAACCCTCGACCGGATCGTCGAGACGGGAGGGTGA
- the hepT gene encoding type VII toxin-antitoxin system HepT family RNase toxin — translation MSNPHDPERVETIVEKAEYVETCLEILAANQSVTRESFRENPETRDVVERRFEKASQACIDVARMLVRDLDGNAPGSNAATMRRLGGLDVLTDDTAESMAEAAMFRNILAHEYGDVLDQDIVYDALQDLGRYRDFLVEVYGYLDELGAL, via the coding sequence GTGTCGAACCCTCACGACCCCGAGCGAGTGGAGACGATCGTCGAGAAGGCCGAATACGTCGAGACGTGTCTGGAGATCCTGGCGGCGAACCAGTCGGTTACCCGGGAGTCGTTCCGTGAGAACCCCGAAACGCGCGACGTGGTTGAACGTCGCTTCGAAAAGGCGAGCCAGGCCTGCATCGACGTCGCGCGGATGCTGGTCCGTGACCTCGACGGGAACGCGCCCGGATCCAACGCCGCCACGATGCGGCGACTCGGCGGACTCGACGTCCTGACCGACGACACGGCCGAGTCGATGGCGGAGGCCGCCATGTTCCGGAACATCCTGGCTCACGAATACGGCGACGTACTCGATCAGGACATCGTCTACGACGCGCTTCAGGACCTGGGACGATATCGGGACTTTCTCGTGGAAGTCTACGGGTATCTGGACGAGCTCGGCGCTCTCTGA